A stretch of Cyanobacteria bacterium FACHB-DQ100 DNA encodes these proteins:
- a CDS encoding membrane-binding protein yields the protein MPSVMVQSCSEIRDSIVKLRSIPGVFGFVLSMNFIGLGVLSQAAVAAPKNSDYCEGRLNEGWLTGFHLCQFPSGSRFQGNLRQHRREGPGVFIYPDGTRCEGNFQDNLLNGRGVCQFASGNRYEGEFRQNVREGRGIFVYRDGTRCEGSFRSNALNGFGRCTFLSGNRYEGTFQNNVRQGRGVFVYTNGTRCEGEFRQNALNGFGVCMYPNGDRYEGSFQNNQRNGRGTYIFANGRRSQGAWRNGNPPQVRPARSRANPRRQVQSPQRRRVR from the coding sequence ATGCCTTCCGTTATGGTGCAAAGTTGCTCTGAGATTAGGGATTCAATCGTTAAGCTGCGATCGATTCCAGGTGTTTTCGGTTTTGTCCTAAGCATGAATTTTATCGGCTTGGGAGTATTATCTCAAGCTGCGGTTGCGGCTCCCAAAAACAGCGATTACTGCGAAGGTCGGTTAAACGAGGGTTGGCTAACTGGGTTTCATCTGTGTCAGTTTCCCAGCGGAAGCCGATTTCAGGGAAATCTACGGCAGCACAGACGAGAAGGTCCAGGGGTATTCATTTACCCAGATGGAACTCGGTGCGAAGGAAACTTTCAGGACAACTTGTTAAATGGTCGGGGTGTTTGTCAATTTGCTAGTGGTAATCGCTATGAGGGTGAATTTCGCCAAAATGTGCGAGAAGGGCGCGGAATTTTTGTTTATCGAGATGGGACGCGCTGCGAAGGAAGTTTTCGATCGAACGCATTGAATGGATTTGGGCGCTGTACCTTCCTAAGTGGAAATCGCTACGAGGGAACCTTTCAAAATAATGTTCGGCAAGGGCGCGGAGTATTTGTCTACACGAATGGAACTCGATGCGAGGGCGAGTTTCGGCAGAACGCCCTGAATGGATTTGGAGTTTGTATGTATCCGAATGGCGATCGCTATGAGGGATCATTTCAGAACAATCAGCGAAATGGGCGCGGAACTTATATTTTTGCCAATGGCAGACGCTCGCAAGGAGCCTGGCGCAATGGCAATCCACCACAGGTTAGACCCGCTCGATCTAGAGCAAATCCTCGTCGGCAAGTGCAATCACCACAGCGCCGACGAGTGAGGTAA
- a CDS encoding N-acetylmuramoyl-L-alanine amidase: MSAKIYLHWTATHYDWVVRDHYHTIVTGNGRIHRLHDYTIDLSGHTYRRNDNSIGISCACMGGEDPWDLPPTDAQIEAMCQEVARVAKSWNWTEKDINVKSIMTHAEAASNRDGWIVHENYGPLMWGGTGERWDFLQLSRRGATNGGDVLREKILKYFQGASPAPKPLKFVSDQTIEANGKPLTVSIDENGSSWARAGELLTLYNLSYFWDSSKRRILIGNSDTAPKYLQDKVQPSVGYPLFEMSLQGGNSPIILTGIVRDGRAHCRVLEFAEEFGITASFNPLKLGRRLGG, encoded by the coding sequence ATGTCAGCAAAAATTTATCTGCACTGGACTGCAACCCATTACGACTGGGTTGTAAGAGATCATTACCATACGATTGTGACCGGTAATGGCAGAATTCATCGCCTGCATGACTATACGATTGATTTGTCCGGTCACACTTACAGACGGAACGATAACTCAATTGGCATCTCCTGTGCCTGTATGGGTGGAGAAGATCCTTGGGACTTACCACCAACTGATGCTCAAATCGAAGCCATGTGCCAGGAAGTGGCGCGAGTTGCCAAAAGCTGGAACTGGACAGAAAAAGACATCAATGTTAAATCCATCATGACCCACGCTGAAGCCGCTTCTAATCGGGATGGATGGATTGTGCATGAAAATTACGGGCCTTTAATGTGGGGAGGAACGGGAGAGCGCTGGGACTTCTTGCAGTTGTCCAGAAGAGGTGCTACGAATGGGGGTGACGTTCTTCGAGAAAAAATTCTCAAATACTTTCAAGGTGCTTCCCCCGCCCCTAAACCTCTGAAGTTTGTCAGCGATCAAACGATCGAGGCGAATGGCAAACCTCTAACTGTTTCGATCGATGAAAATGGATCATCCTGGGCTAGAGCCGGAGAGTTACTAACGCTCTATAATTTGTCCTACTTCTGGGATAGCAGTAAGCGCCGTATCTTAATTGGTAATTCAGACACTGCTCCGAAATATTTACAGGATAAAGTTCAACCGAGTGTTGGATACCCTCTGTTCGAGATGAGCCTTCAAGGCGGTAATTCACCGATTATTCTCACAGGGATTGTCCGAGACGGAAGGGCGCATTGCCGTGTTCTTGAGTTTGCAGAAGAATTTGGCATTACTGCATCATTCAATCCTCTCAAGCTTGGACGCAGACTTGGAGGTTGA
- a CDS encoding 1-acyl-sn-glycerol-3-phosphate acyltransferase: MFSLATVEPWLYWSLYPIHRAVLKLYFGSIKIHGREYLPKQGPLILASKHSSRWDPLVLSLLSREPLRFMTNANQFEGIQGWLIERLGAFPVNLSRPSISSMRCAVDLLCAGCKLVIFPEGGIVRDRPLREFKTGLARLVLQAEASGRVQVPIVPISLSYSPTASPRANIIIRISAPLYTSAYCQENDKKTAELLTQALYSKILGSLLHKS; the protein is encoded by the coding sequence GTGTTTAGCCTTGCTACTGTTGAACCCTGGCTTTATTGGTCGCTCTATCCAATTCATCGAGCAGTTCTAAAACTTTACTTTGGCTCGATCAAAATCCACGGACGGGAGTATCTACCCAAACAAGGTCCCTTAATCTTGGCTTCTAAACACTCCAGCCGTTGGGACCCTCTTGTTCTCTCACTTCTTAGCCGGGAACCCCTCAGATTTATGACCAACGCAAACCAGTTTGAAGGAATTCAAGGCTGGCTGATCGAGCGGCTTGGCGCATTTCCAGTCAATCTTTCTCGTCCTAGCATTTCTAGTATGCGATGTGCTGTAGACCTACTTTGTGCTGGGTGTAAACTCGTCATTTTTCCAGAAGGCGGAATCGTGCGCGATCGTCCCTTACGAGAATTCAAAACCGGACTGGCTCGATTAGTGCTGCAAGCGGAAGCGAGTGGAAGGGTGCAAGTACCGATCGTGCCGATCTCGCTCTCCTACTCTCCTACTGCCTCACCCCGCGCAAATATCATTATTCGCATCAGCGCCCCCCTCTATACAAGCGCCTATTGCCAGGAAAACGATAAGAAAACTGCCGAGCTTCTTACTCAAGCCCTCTATTCCAAAATCCTGGGAAGCCTACTGCACAAGAGTTAA
- a CDS encoding DUF3370 domain-containing protein: MFLMLPLLPPAQLSARVPVSPAPIVSPQPTNQETLPLQESVPPQEFVEAQEIRALPGKLDDVPVFNSNSPEVVLTEGILLSTFPSAGMRVPSAHLNYAFNGRFDIFAHHISRASNPNQTRSLFQGIVIYNPNDRPVHVDISQAATYLTRPDALFIDLPPHVEDPVGTVFAGPGSRVVGDILRGRRQTNLPTAMIIPPKQAQMLMNLPIPAGTVTPTSNGRSTLMRLFSQAPVYVATLAMFAPLNPNRTERVPTIEEWLNLLVNAGVAGPRDIPPTPPNSKTTNITYGRVAGVSKGSEWKAQITDNRKDYLSIPSPGHAFSYGLSTLEQGTFATGQIQSAPMLVRYPDTAYLANGNYATHYNLTLPLRNTTRQAQTVSISIETPIKQDRSRNELVFLNPPDPRIFFRGTVRLRYLDERSIPKTRFIHLVQRRGQKGSSLLNLTLPPSTTRSVEVDFLYPPDATPPQVLTVRTLSNFIGR; encoded by the coding sequence ATGTTCCTGATGTTGCCCCTCTTACCTCCTGCCCAGCTTTCTGCAAGGGTTCCAGTTTCTCCTGCTCCGATCGTTTCTCCACAACCCACAAACCAGGAAACACTTCCTCTACAAGAAAGTGTTCCACCCCAAGAATTCGTCGAAGCTCAAGAAATCCGCGCTCTTCCTGGCAAGCTGGATGATGTTCCTGTTTTTAATAGCAATAGTCCTGAAGTCGTCTTAACCGAAGGAATTTTGCTTTCGACTTTTCCTTCTGCTGGGATGCGTGTTCCTTCAGCCCATCTAAACTACGCCTTTAATGGCAGATTTGATATCTTTGCTCATCACATCTCTAGAGCCAGTAATCCTAACCAAACCCGATCGCTCTTTCAAGGTATCGTGATCTACAATCCCAACGATCGACCTGTTCACGTAGATATCTCTCAAGCCGCGACCTACCTGACTCGTCCCGATGCTCTATTTATCGATCTTCCTCCTCACGTTGAAGATCCTGTTGGAACTGTTTTTGCAGGCCCTGGCAGTCGTGTTGTCGGCGATATACTGCGTGGACGTAGACAGACGAACCTTCCAACTGCCATGATCATTCCCCCAAAGCAGGCTCAAATGCTGATGAACTTGCCCATTCCAGCAGGAACAGTCACCCCAACTTCTAATGGTCGCTCCACATTAATGCGCCTCTTTAGTCAAGCGCCCGTTTATGTCGCCACGCTGGCAATGTTTGCTCCCCTGAATCCGAATCGCACCGAGCGAGTTCCTACGATCGAAGAATGGCTGAATCTGCTTGTCAATGCGGGTGTTGCAGGACCTAGAGATATTCCCCCTACTCCCCCTAACTCCAAAACGACAAACATTACCTATGGCCGAGTGGCAGGTGTCTCCAAAGGCTCCGAGTGGAAAGCACAAATCACCGATAACCGAAAAGATTATCTCAGTATTCCAAGTCCCGGTCATGCCTTTTCTTACGGTCTCAGTACCCTTGAGCAAGGCACATTTGCCACAGGACAAATCCAGAGTGCGCCCATGCTCGTCCGCTATCCTGATACTGCTTACCTCGCTAATGGAAACTATGCAACCCATTACAACCTGACGCTGCCTCTGCGAAATACAACTCGTCAAGCTCAAACGGTTTCAATCTCGATCGAAACGCCAATCAAACAAGACCGCAGCCGCAATGAACTTGTATTTCTCAACCCGCCCGACCCCCGCATCTTCTTCCGTGGCACGGTTCGTCTTCGCTATCTTGACGAACGCTCCATTCCCAAAACCCGTTTCATTCACCTCGTTCAACGTCGAGGTCAAAAAGGTAGCTCTCTCCTGAATTTGACGCTTCCACCCAGCACGACTCGATCGGTCGAGGTTGATTTTCTCTATCCACCCGATGCTACCCCTCCCCAAGTCCTCACCGTCCGAACTTTATCTAATTTCATAGGTCGATAA
- a CDS encoding photosystem II reaction center protein Ycf12, producing the protein MEFLSFLNDINFEALVQVTLVAMVMLAGPVVIFLLALRGGDL; encoded by the coding sequence ATGGAGTTTTTGAGCTTTCTGAACGACATTAACTTTGAAGCGCTCGTTCAAGTGACCTTGGTTGCGATGGTTATGCTGGCAGGTCCAGTTGTAATCTTCTTGTTGGCGCTCCGGGGTGGGGATCTGTAA